GGGAAGGAAGAAACCAATACCTCTGGGAACTCTTTTTTGATGCAGGGACGTGTTTCGAAAATCCGTAGCGTAGAAGAAGTGGTGGTGAGTCATACAGAGGAAATCATACAGAAAGAGGTTAACGGGGAAAagttggaaggaagaagtgagattttgcaaGGTCTCGGCAATAACTTCAaggttgatgctcctcaaaaGAAGGATGCACCCTTGAATGAagttgaggttgatgctcctccaaatgaggacgcgccctcttCAGCTGCGTTGCACAAAGGTACGTCCCGTCTGGAGGTGGATGCTCCCACTCATGAGGACGCGCTCTCAGATACAAATTGGAAGTTGAAgacccccgagactttgattttgatttggatcccaggatccctatgccCGCCGAAAAAACGGGACCAGCCGAAGACACAATATCCATACCGGTTGATAGAAGTGACCCAAGCAAGGTTTTGAAAGTGGGGTCCCAGTTGGCTAATGAAATGAGAAGAAGTCTTGCCCGCTTCCTAATTACAAATCTTGATGTTTTtgcatggagtcattcagataTGATAGGAATCGACCCAGAAGTAATGTGTCACCGTTTGAATATCCTTTCGAATTGTAAGGGCATGCGTCAAAAACGCCGCCCGGTAAGTGGAGAAAGGGCAATAACATTAAAAGAAGAAGTGGACCGGTTGTTGGAGGTGGGGCTAATCAAAGAATCCTTCTACCTCGAATGGCTTGCAAATCCGGTACTGGTGAAGAAAccgaatgggaagtggaggacatgtgtggatTTTATAGATCTCAATAAGGCCTGTCCAAAGGACAGCTTCCCACTGCCAAGAATCGATCAGTTGGTTGACGCAACGGTGGGGCATGCGTTGCTaagttttatggatgcatactctggttacaatcaaattccgatgtatggccccgatcaagaacatacatccttcattacTGACAGGGGGTTATACTGTTACATAGGAATGCCGTTTGGATTAATTAATGCTGGCGCGACCTACCAGCGGttggtaaacatgatgttcaagGATCAAATCGGGAGAActatggaagtgtatgtggatgatatgctgGTAAAGTCCGAGGTAGCGAGTGACCACATCAAGCACCTGATGGAGATGTTCAACATTCTAAGGAGGTTTCGTATGAAATTAAATCCGCAAAAATGTGTGTTCGGCGTGGAGTCGGGCAAGTTTCTCGGGTTCATTGTCAACCACAGGGGGATTGAGGCCAACCCCTCCAAGATCAAGGCATTGATGGATATGAAGTCACCCACCAATGTGAAATAAGTGCAGAGTTTGACTGGGAGAATCGCCGCGTTAAATCGATTTGTTTCCAAGTCATCCGATAGATGCAAGGAATTCTTCAAGGCGATCAAATTAGCTGGGAAAGACTTTGCATGGACGTCAGAATGTGAAGAGGCTTTCAAAAGAATAAAGGAGCAACTGGGAAACCCTCCCATGTTATCAAAGCCACTGGATGATGAATCTCTAATATTGTACCTCGCAGTATCTGAATATTCGATCAGTGCGGTTCTGGTAAGAGAAGAAGATGGGCAGCAATCACCAGTGTATTACGTGAGCAAGCGGTTACACGACGCTGAAACTCGCTACACAAGCATGGAGAAACTGGTTTACGCCCTGATTCTTGCGTCAAGAAAATTGCGACCGTATTTTCAAGCCCATAGAGTTGAGGTTCGTACAGCATACCCGCTGCGACAGGTCCTGCACAAACCAGAGTCATCAGGGAGAATGCTGAAATGGgctgtggagttgggacagtttgatttggaatatgtacctcgaacagcgataaaagggcaagccttagccgatttcttattggaatttgattctgaaaTCGATGATAAAGCTTTGGTAATGTTACATCCACCTCATGCTGAGGAGTCTTTGGAGGGGCATCCACAtccttggtggatcttgcatgtggatggggcggttaacaatggaggagcaggtgCGGGTATAGTACTTGTATCTCCAGAAGGCCACCATCTGATGAGCGCcattcatttcaagttttatgcaaccaataatgatgcggagtatgaGGCGCTGACTAATGGCCTGAAAATTGCTTTGGAAATGGGGGTGCGAAACCTAATTGCGAGAAGTGACTCAGAGTTGGTAGTGAATCAGCTGAATGGGGGGTTTCAAGCGCGAGGCCCACGAacagaattatacttgagatgtACACAGCGCCTGATTATAATGTTCAAAGAAGTTAGATTGGAATGTGTTCCGCGGGAGAAGAACAGTAATGCGGATGCTCTGGCAAAAGTGGGGTCGCAACAAGAGGTTGTGTTGTTAGGATCCATCCCCCTTGAAATCCAGGAgattcctagtatcccagagGTAGAAACTATGCGAGTggatgaggctcccaaggaaacatggatgacgcccattctAGCTTATATTCGCAAGGGAATACTCCCCGAGGATAAGTTTATGGCTCGCCGACTCCGCTATCAGGCTGCAAGATACGTGATATACGACGAAGTCCTGTACAAGAGAGGGTTCAACCAACCTCTGCTCAAGtgtgttgaagaagaagaaggaaattacatcctaagagaagtgcatgaaggaatctgtggtaatcactcggggggtagttcgttggcaatgaaagttttgcgccaagggtattattggcccacaatgagagaagatgctacaaatttcgtcagggcatgtgatcgctgccagcgctttgcaaactactcgtctatgccggcgacactcttgacgcctatggcaagcccgtggccgttcgccatgtggggaattgatcttatcggggaattgccgaaagctaaaggagacgtcaaatatgcagtggttgcggtcgattactttactaaatgggcggaagctatgccactggctactatcaccgcaaagaaaatcagagattttgttttcaactcaattgtatgtaggtttggaatcccttacaagcttgtctccgacaatggaaaacaatttgatagcaaggagttgcgacagctatgtgaggagttgaaaatcaagaagaagtttgcggcagtctatcatcctcaaagcaatggaCAAACAGAAGAtgttaacaaaataataaagcataccctcaaaaccaagctggaggaacgtaaagggaattggcccgaagaactcccgaaggtgatgtagtcatacaacactacgccgcgatctactacgggagaaacACCGTTTATGCTAACTTACGGCTACgaagctatggtccccgtggaaGTTGGATCGGGATCACTTCGCAGAGATTGTTACGGGAAAGAAGATGCtgaggttaatcaaaggcttcatttagATCTCTTAGAGGAGACGAGGAAAAATTCTCAACTAAGGCTAGCAGCATATCAGCAGCGCGCCgtaaggtattataacaagaaggtaaaagGACAGTTGCTGAAGGTGGGGGATTTGGTACTTAGGAAAGTGATGCCCAATACAAAGAACCCccaacatggagtgtttggagctaattgggaaggaccgtacagaataaagtccatcctgtggaaggggacttatcaccttgaagataTGGATGGGAAGCTAGTTCCGCGAGCTTGGAATGCGGAACATCTCCGGAAGTATTACCAGTAAGGTGTGGCTTTGGCCCCTTgcatatttcttttatcattttGGGTTATGCCCAGATTATaggctagaattaaataaattcctcctagcctaggggggtagtgcatgtactacttaccttggAACTAGTTGAAGGGTCATTTTTATATTTTCCCCACAGATAGTAgccgtgggactggtgcacttttgaTACCAGAGTgcattaaaaataaaattttgaaactttCCAAAGAGTTATTTGCTTTATTTGCTTGATTGGATGGCGCGTCCTAGCTATAGGGTGCGCCCTGATTGATAGTTCTATATGAATGTTAACTGAAGTAGTGGCTGCTAAAAGGAACAATAAAACTTGAGTAAAAATGGAACTAGGAAGTGTACTATTTCCAAGGACGCGCCCAAGAAATATTGGTTGATGCTCTTTCAGTTGACTGTTTCCTTAAAAAAATATTTCTTGGGCGTCCTAGTCCCTACCGAGGACGCGTCCTCCCTGAGAGAAAATATTTCTAAGAGAACGTTAAGGCGTGTCAAACAGTTAGGACGCGCCCCATCGTGCATTGTGCCTTGGTTAAACACACAAGTACAGCGTAGTGCCGTGCTCATGCACTTTCCAAAACAAACAAAGACGCGTCCAACTAGAGAGGATGCGCCCACAATGGATATTTGCTTGACGGGAGTAAAAATAATAACAAATTAGTCAAAGGCGACGCGCTCTAAACACAAGG
The sequence above is drawn from the Apium graveolens cultivar Ventura chromosome 2, ASM990537v1, whole genome shotgun sequence genome and encodes:
- the LOC141690538 gene encoding uncharacterized protein LOC141690538, whose amino-acid sequence is MKTLFLTQFQAAVKYTPPVTTLANVKQKEGESLTSYFKRFNAESTLVRGATDETLKILLIARLRVGTDFWKHLQGKDPVSLADVLAQAESFKAIEQSLAETKKNDNTYNSKGRSKRRDRSVSPDYRRNARSPNRVNAVSSRREWSPPSNYERRVSNYTPLAASIDHIFEVKRRRGLDDKGKDERQPPRAEDVEKTAEVKFQRAGSIRAIFGGHSFIGDSNRALERNAREARHPPLTNIHNLEDRPPKVFKGESADITFMEKESRWVHHPHNDALVIIMLIGAMNVHRVFLDNGSSTNILYYSTYKKLGFPDSDMYFKDAHVYGFTGEAVRVMGSVRLPVTLGEGALSVTQMIDFKVLDQDSAHNVLVGRPWLRVFRVITSIHHLMIKFPTPNGVGSLRGSQYESRDCYHKAVKEFRRRRYEGKGLPFEDIEDIHTKPSGEVHAHYFVENPGKEETNTSGNSFLMQGRVSKIRSVEEVVVSHTEEIIQKEVNGEKLEGRSEILQGLGNNFKVDAPQKKDAPLNEVEVDAPPNEDAPSSAALHKDMIGIDPEVMCHRLNILSNCKGMRQKRRPVSGERAITLKEEVDRLLEVGLIKESFYLEWLANPVLVKKPNGKWRTCVDFIDLNKACPKDSFPLPRIDQLVDATVGHALLSFMDAYSGMPFGLINAGATYQRLVNMMFKDQIGRTMEVYVDDMLSLTGRIAALNRFVSKSSDRCKEFFKAIKLAGKDFAWTSECEEAFKRIKEQLGNPPMLSKPLDDESLILYLAVSEYSISAVLVREEDGQQSPVYYVSKRLHDAETRYTSMEKLVYALILASRKLRPYFQAHRVEVRTAYPLRQVLHKPESSGRMLKWAVELGHFGAGIVLVSPEGHHLMSAIHFKFYATNNDAEYEALTNGLKIALEMGVRNLIARSDSELVVNQLNGGFQARGPRTELYLRCTQRLIIMFKEVRLECVPREKNSNADALAKVGSQQEVVLLGSIPLEIQEIPSIPEVETMRVDEAPKETWMTPILAYIRKGILPEDKFMARRLRYQAARYVIYDEVLYKRGFNQPLLKL